Proteins from a genomic interval of Streptomyces sp. NBC_01445:
- a CDS encoding DnaB-like helicase N-terminal domain-containing protein, which translates to MTPLVQAEQAVLGALFLDPGQLDRLDTWLHPEHFSRPAHSALYATMLKLQADEHPATTAPVGGPVPLAWITDTLYEASTHARGLTPSYPHLLISACPRPDHAPAYGRMVLEGAIRRSVAQHAARLHQAALADDRNGTVAETLHHAQVLSDVLTDLARAWGTKARPAQPPTAYTPQAAPPPPLSEQGLADEEFLLGCLASRPEQLLELVHSLLPDDFADPGNQQIYRALVALHHRGEPIDQLTVLWETQRRGALADGVLDAKRVRRICDPLLGGAAEHFGEQVVQASLVRTATLTAGQVGALADRDALAPGQLISYALHTLHPLDDVRRRLRTARQAEPEPRPSLSPPGAPAPSARSDAARVRSRLADTTLSAASTAVPHRSSTDRRTHRSPK; encoded by the coding sequence GTGACCCCGCTCGTCCAAGCCGAGCAAGCCGTCTTGGGCGCACTATTCCTGGATCCCGGCCAGCTCGACCGGCTTGATACCTGGCTCCACCCGGAGCACTTCTCCCGTCCCGCGCACTCCGCGCTCTACGCCACGATGCTCAAGCTCCAGGCCGACGAACACCCAGCGACGACCGCGCCGGTAGGTGGACCCGTACCGCTGGCCTGGATCACCGACACCTTGTACGAGGCGAGCACTCACGCCCGCGGGCTCACCCCGTCGTACCCGCACCTTCTGATCTCCGCGTGCCCGCGCCCCGACCACGCCCCGGCGTACGGACGAATGGTCCTGGAGGGCGCCATCCGCCGCAGCGTCGCCCAGCATGCCGCACGCCTGCACCAGGCCGCGCTCGCCGACGACCGGAACGGGACAGTGGCGGAGACGCTGCACCACGCCCAGGTACTCTCCGACGTGCTGACCGACCTTGCCCGCGCTTGGGGAACCAAGGCCCGGCCCGCGCAGCCGCCCACCGCATACACGCCGCAAGCCGCCCCTCCCCCACCCCTCAGCGAACAGGGGCTAGCTGACGAGGAGTTCCTCCTCGGTTGCCTCGCGTCCCGGCCTGAGCAGCTTCTCGAGCTGGTGCACTCGCTCCTCCCCGACGACTTCGCCGACCCTGGTAATCAGCAGATCTACCGCGCGCTCGTAGCACTGCACCATCGCGGCGAACCGATCGACCAGTTGACCGTGCTGTGGGAGACCCAGCGGCGCGGTGCACTGGCCGACGGTGTTCTCGACGCCAAGCGCGTACGGCGGATCTGTGACCCACTACTCGGTGGAGCAGCCGAACACTTTGGCGAGCAGGTCGTCCAAGCCTCTCTCGTCCGCACCGCAACTCTGACAGCCGGGCAGGTTGGCGCCCTAGCCGACCGTGACGCGCTCGCCCCTGGGCAGCTCATCAGCTACGCCCTGCACACTCTCCATCCGTTGGACGACGTCCGCCGTCGCCTTCGCACAGCGCGCCAAGCTGAGCCGGAACCACGTCCATCACTCAGCCCGCCCGGCGCCCCGGCGCCGAGCGCCCGCAGCGATGCCGCACGTGTCCGCAGCCGCCTCGCAGACACCACGCTGTCGGCAGCGTCCACCGCAGTCCCCCACCGCTCCAGTACCGACCGTCGCACCCATCGGAGTCCGAAATGA
- a CDS encoding type IV secretory system conjugative DNA transfer family protein produces MSPARTSTPSTTTGTDALLYLLIAVAALTMGGGTLAWLFGNLLNAAVGSDPWASFRPTESLLHPGRVWPHLAHPAVISGCYALPALFLLATALFGMKVRLRLRGDPKGLADQRDLADLMPKKVAAKSIDLRPSLKGTKPKAVAPDDCGVLLGTLTPGAREVRSSWEDVLLAIMAPRSGKTSGLAIPAILRAPGPVLLTSNKAARDAYTATLTARAEAGTVWTLDPQQIAHAPQAMWWDILSDARDLAGARRLAGHFVTASVDESSAGDFWSTAAANTLTALFLAAARGRRPITDVLAWLASPADRSPIDLLQDAGLDAIAAQLHGTVAGAVETRDGIFETARQYASCLLNPAIAAWVTPPSGMDTILEFKPEAFVTGKDTLFLLSKDGGGSASAIIAAAADAVMRSAVTQAERDGGRLDAPLLAILDEAANVCKIADLPDLYSHLGSRGVIPITILQSYRQGVRVWGESGMDALWSAATIKLVGSGIDDADFADKLSRLVGDHDVRTVSVSTSESGKSTSVSMRQERVLPADAIRALPKGSALLLATGIRPALLSLKPWYREPNADRLGAASAKETAAITERALAKTLHHDDFGPAT; encoded by the coding sequence TTGTCTCCTGCACGCACCAGCACACCGTCGACCACCACCGGCACCGACGCCCTCCTCTACCTCCTAATCGCGGTCGCCGCACTCACCATGGGCGGCGGGACACTCGCCTGGCTGTTCGGCAATCTCCTCAACGCGGCTGTCGGCTCCGATCCGTGGGCCTCCTTCCGACCAACAGAATCGCTGTTGCACCCTGGTCGTGTCTGGCCGCATCTCGCCCACCCTGCCGTGATCAGCGGGTGCTACGCCCTCCCCGCACTCTTCCTCCTGGCCACCGCTCTGTTCGGGATGAAGGTGCGGCTCCGGCTGCGCGGCGATCCCAAGGGACTGGCCGACCAGCGGGACCTGGCCGACCTGATGCCCAAGAAGGTCGCGGCCAAGTCGATCGATCTCCGTCCGAGTCTCAAGGGCACCAAGCCCAAGGCGGTCGCGCCCGACGACTGCGGGGTCCTGCTCGGCACGCTCACGCCCGGTGCGCGGGAGGTCCGCTCATCGTGGGAGGACGTCCTCCTCGCGATCATGGCGCCCCGCTCGGGGAAGACCTCCGGATTGGCGATACCGGCTATCCTCCGCGCGCCGGGCCCTGTACTGCTGACCTCCAACAAAGCGGCGCGCGACGCCTACACCGCCACGCTCACGGCCCGCGCCGAGGCCGGCACAGTGTGGACGCTCGATCCACAGCAGATCGCCCACGCCCCGCAGGCGATGTGGTGGGACATCCTCTCCGACGCCCGTGATCTCGCCGGGGCCCGCCGCTTGGCGGGGCACTTCGTGACCGCCTCCGTGGACGAATCGAGTGCCGGTGACTTCTGGTCGACTGCCGCCGCGAACACCCTCACCGCGCTGTTCCTAGCCGCCGCCCGCGGCCGACGGCCGATCACCGACGTCCTGGCCTGGCTCGCCTCGCCAGCAGACCGCTCCCCCATTGACCTGCTCCAGGACGCCGGGCTTGACGCGATCGCCGCCCAACTCCATGGCACCGTGGCCGGAGCCGTCGAGACCCGTGACGGAATCTTCGAAACCGCCCGGCAGTACGCCAGTTGCCTACTCAACCCGGCCATCGCCGCCTGGGTCACCCCACCCAGCGGGATGGACACGATCCTGGAGTTCAAGCCCGAAGCGTTCGTCACCGGCAAGGACACATTGTTCCTGCTGTCGAAGGACGGCGGCGGCTCCGCGTCGGCGATCATCGCCGCCGCTGCCGACGCTGTGATGCGCTCGGCCGTTACCCAGGCAGAGCGCGACGGCGGTCGCCTCGATGCCCCGCTGCTCGCGATCCTCGACGAGGCCGCCAACGTATGCAAGATCGCGGACCTGCCGGACCTGTACTCCCACCTCGGCAGCCGAGGCGTCATCCCGATCACCATTCTGCAGTCCTACCGCCAGGGCGTCCGAGTATGGGGCGAGTCCGGCATGGACGCGCTCTGGTCGGCTGCAACGATCAAGCTCGTCGGCTCCGGTATCGACGACGCCGACTTCGCGGACAAACTCTCCCGCCTGGTGGGCGACCACGACGTCCGTACCGTCTCGGTGTCCACCAGCGAGTCGGGCAAGTCCACTTCAGTATCCATGCGCCAGGAACGCGTACTACCAGCCGACGCAATTCGCGCCCTACCCAAGGGGTCTGCGCTCCTGCTCGCCACCGGCATCCGCCCTGCACTCCTCAGCCTCAAGCCCTGGTACCGCGAGCCCAACGCCGACCGGCTCGGCGCCGCATCCGCCAAGGAAACCGCGGCCATCACCGAGCGCGCGCTGGCCAAGACCCTGCACCACGACGACTTCGGTCCGGCCACATGA
- a CDS encoding DUF2269 family protein, translated as MAKFLLSVHVLAAILLIGPVTIAASLFPRYARQALADGPEQQSASGSVELLHRICRVYSVVGIAVPVFGVGTAEVMGVMGSAWLIASIALTVVAAVLLGIAVLGIQDSVVTQLDKPEQVSTSVEPLIARLPRLSMITGLFALAWLIVVVLMIVRPGSTTGA; from the coding sequence ATGGCCAAATTCCTGCTCAGCGTCCACGTGCTGGCGGCGATCCTGCTCATCGGACCGGTCACCATTGCGGCGAGCCTGTTCCCGCGTTACGCGCGCCAGGCACTGGCCGACGGACCCGAGCAGCAGTCGGCCAGCGGCTCGGTCGAGCTGCTGCACCGGATCTGCCGCGTCTACTCGGTGGTCGGAATCGCCGTCCCGGTCTTCGGTGTCGGCACCGCCGAGGTGATGGGTGTGATGGGCAGCGCCTGGCTCATCGCCTCCATAGCACTGACAGTTGTCGCCGCCGTCCTGCTGGGCATCGCGGTACTCGGCATCCAGGACAGCGTGGTCACCCAGCTCGACAAGCCCGAACAGGTGTCGACCTCCGTGGAGCCCCTGATCGCCCGGCTGCCTCGCCTGTCGATGATCACCGGCTTGTTCGCCCTCGCCTGGCTGATCGTGGTGGTCCTGATGATCGTCCGCCCTGGCTCGACGACAGGTGCATAA
- a CDS encoding MarR family winged helix-turn-helix transcriptional regulator gives MTSNPAERLPPGRPALLLLTLGRIVREEVERALEAQGLSLRLLSALGHLSREPGLSYSALGRRAGVTAQSMQATVRQLEQAGAVRRVSPAGRGRTAELRVTDTGRQLLRELDHALGSVETPLLDGLTAEEQASLGALLHRLLAKNLRADAPGSS, from the coding sequence GTGACGAGCAACCCGGCCGAGCGCCTACCCCCAGGGCGCCCCGCGCTGCTGCTGCTCACCCTGGGGCGGATCGTGCGGGAGGAGGTCGAGCGCGCCCTTGAGGCCCAGGGGCTGTCGCTGCGCCTTCTGAGCGCTTTGGGTCATCTTTCGCGTGAGCCCGGGCTCTCCTACAGCGCGTTGGGGCGCAGGGCTGGAGTCACCGCGCAGAGCATGCAGGCCACTGTTCGCCAACTCGAACAAGCTGGCGCCGTCCGCCGCGTGAGTCCAGCAGGACGTGGCCGCACCGCCGAACTGCGCGTCACTGACACAGGCCGCCAGTTGCTGCGCGAACTGGACCATGCCCTCGGCTCGGTCGAGACCCCACTGCTCGATGGGCTGACGGCCGAGGAGCAGGCCAGCCTCGGCGCGCTGCTGCACCGCCTCCTGGCCAAGAATCTCCGGGCTGACGCGCCCGGCAGCTCCTGA
- the gap gene encoding type I glyceraldehyde-3-phosphate dehydrogenase has product MTRIAINGFGRIGRNALRALLERDSDLEVVAVNDLAEPVTLARLLAYDTTAGRLGRPVTVDVDALVVDGRRITVLAEREPSQLPWAELGVDIVLEATGRFTSAKAARAHLDAGARKVLVSAPSDGADVTLAYGVNTEAYDPIAHTIVSNASCTTNALAPLATVLDELAGIEHGFMTTVHAYTQEQNLQDGPHRDARRARAAAVNIVPTTTGAAKAIGLVLPSLDGKLSGDSIRVPVPVGSIVELNTTVARDVTRDDVLAAYRAATQGPLLGILEYSDDPLVSSDIIGNPASSIFDAALTRVDGRHVKVVAWYDNEWGFSNRVIDTLELLATR; this is encoded by the coding sequence ATGACTCGCATCGCCATCAACGGATTCGGCCGCATCGGGCGCAACGCGCTGCGCGCACTACTCGAACGCGACAGCGACCTCGAAGTCGTCGCCGTCAACGACCTCGCCGAGCCCGTCACCCTCGCCCGGCTCCTCGCCTACGACACGACGGCCGGACGGCTCGGCCGTCCGGTGACCGTTGACGTGGATGCCCTCGTCGTCGACGGCCGTCGCATCACAGTGCTCGCCGAGCGCGAACCCTCACAGCTGCCGTGGGCCGAGCTGGGCGTAGACATCGTGCTCGAGGCAACCGGCCGCTTCACCTCCGCCAAGGCCGCCCGCGCTCACCTCGACGCGGGCGCGAGGAAGGTGCTCGTGAGTGCGCCGTCGGACGGTGCCGACGTCACGCTCGCCTACGGAGTCAACACGGAGGCATACGACCCGATCGCGCACACAATCGTCTCGAACGCCTCATGCACGACCAACGCCCTTGCACCGCTTGCCACGGTGCTCGACGAGCTCGCCGGCATCGAGCACGGCTTCATGACCACGGTGCACGCCTACACCCAGGAGCAGAACCTGCAGGACGGTCCGCACCGCGACGCCCGCCGCGCCCGCGCCGCCGCTGTCAACATCGTGCCGACCACGACGGGCGCCGCCAAGGCGATCGGCCTCGTGCTGCCCAGCCTCGACGGCAAGCTGTCCGGCGACTCGATTCGTGTGCCTGTGCCGGTCGGCTCGATCGTCGAACTCAACACCACCGTCGCCCGCGACGTGACCCGCGACGATGTGCTGGCTGCGTACCGCGCCGCCACGCAGGGCCCGCTCCTCGGCATCCTCGAGTACTCCGACGACCCGCTCGTCTCGTCCGACATCATCGGCAACCCTGCCTCGTCGATCTTCGACGCCGCCCTCACCCGCGTCGACGGCCGCCACGTCAAGGTAGTCGCCTGGTACGACAATGAGTGGGGCTTCTCCAACCGCGTGATCGACACGCTGGAACTCCTCGCCACACGCTGA
- a CDS encoding MFS transporter has translation MTASVPAQTSRAAGPGSGRSRWLGLLVVCLGVMMAFVDVTSTISALGDIQTDLHVTASTLVWITSAYSLAVVSFVMSAGTFGDLVGRRRVFSLGAAVFLAGSVVAVFADSAGMLIAAQATAGLGGAAVLPTSLAIVSATFTAPHERTSAIGIWAACSGVGLAVGPILAGALLEHFSWHSVYIANIVIAGVALLLAPAFVAESKHPTRKPDLAGLVLGTVMTASATYAIIQGGSTGYTEAPIITMYVVFALSLFLFVRVELRNPDPMLDLRLFRSASFSAVMGVAAVSVFGLVGVALLSVLYMERVGQTSPLDVGVRLLPLFGPFLLVTVVAARVLVRRVGLTSLITAGLVLIGTGSLALLATDASGGYGAMWPGLLIAGVGAGLLTAPSTAAAVNSVPPQQEGMAAAAVNMARQLGTVLGPSVLGTIVTSRFPRNLHDRLVEANIPSPQADKIVEGVSHGGGGADLPASLARVVGTAVPRAFTDAVHVGNVIGGVVLIVMAVPAALFVRHKVHSPRKSAEA, from the coding sequence ATGACGGCGTCCGTTCCCGCTCAGACCTCCCGCGCCGCGGGCCCCGGCAGCGGGCGGTCCCGCTGGCTCGGCCTCCTGGTGGTCTGCCTCGGCGTCATGATGGCCTTCGTCGACGTCACCTCCACCATCTCGGCCCTGGGCGACATACAGACCGACCTGCACGTCACCGCGAGCACCCTGGTGTGGATCACCAGCGCCTACAGCCTCGCTGTCGTGAGCTTCGTGATGTCCGCAGGTACCTTCGGCGACCTCGTGGGGCGCCGGCGAGTGTTCAGCCTGGGTGCCGCCGTCTTCCTGGCCGGCAGCGTGGTCGCTGTCTTCGCCGACAGCGCCGGCATGCTCATCGCCGCACAGGCGACCGCGGGCCTCGGCGGGGCAGCCGTACTGCCGACGAGCCTGGCGATCGTCAGCGCCACGTTCACCGCCCCGCACGAGCGCACCTCCGCGATCGGCATCTGGGCCGCATGCTCCGGAGTCGGCCTCGCCGTCGGCCCTATCCTCGCCGGAGCCCTGCTCGAACACTTCTCCTGGCACTCCGTCTACATCGCCAACATCGTCATCGCCGGCGTGGCCCTCCTCCTGGCCCCGGCCTTCGTGGCCGAGTCCAAGCACCCCACGCGCAAGCCCGACCTCGCGGGCCTCGTCCTCGGCACTGTGATGACGGCCTCGGCCACCTACGCGATCATCCAAGGTGGCTCCACGGGCTACACCGAGGCACCGATCATCACCATGTACGTGGTCTTCGCCCTATCCCTGTTCCTGTTCGTACGCGTGGAACTCCGCAACCCCGACCCCATGTTGGACCTGAGGCTCTTTCGGAGCGCTTCCTTCTCGGCCGTGATGGGCGTGGCCGCTGTCAGCGTTTTCGGACTGGTCGGTGTCGCCCTGCTCAGCGTGCTCTACATGGAACGCGTGGGACAGACCAGCCCTCTCGACGTCGGGGTGCGCCTGCTGCCGCTGTTCGGACCGTTCCTCCTGGTCACCGTGGTGGCCGCCCGGGTGCTGGTACGCCGGGTCGGCCTGACCTCCTTGATCACCGCAGGTCTCGTCCTCATCGGAACCGGGTCCCTCGCACTGCTCGCGACCGACGCCTCGGGAGGCTACGGGGCGATGTGGCCGGGGCTGCTCATCGCGGGCGTCGGCGCGGGCCTGCTGACGGCACCTTCGACGGCCGCCGCGGTCAACAGCGTCCCGCCACAGCAGGAGGGCATGGCGGCGGCAGCGGTCAACATGGCTCGCCAGCTGGGCACGGTTCTCGGCCCCAGTGTGCTCGGAACGATCGTCACCAGCCGCTTCCCCCGCAACCTGCACGACCGCCTCGTCGAGGCGAACATCCCCTCGCCGCAGGCGGACAAGATCGTGGAGGGTGTGTCACACGGGGGTGGCGGAGCGGACCTCCCCGCTTCCCTTGCCCGCGTGGTGGGAACGGCGGTACCGAGGGCTTTCACCGACGCCGTGCACGTGGGCAACGTCATCGGCGGAGTCGTACTGATCGTCATGGCCGTACCTGCCGCGCTGTTCGTCCGCCACAAGGTTCACAGTCCCCGAAAATCCGCCGAAGCATAA
- a CDS encoding MFS transporter — protein MAMASFLGQLDVWITNVGLPNIGQGLGSTSLSDLSWVLNGYAIVFAALLVPAGRLADRFGRKNGFLLGMAVFVAASLGAALSGDVWVLVVFRAIQAVGAALLTPASLGLVLTSAPADKVERYVKIWFTAGSLSGVCGPIFGGLLVQASWRWLFLVNIPVGLLAIALAARLITNARHEQDARIPDLLGGVLLIVMVGALALGVVKAPDWGWSDTRVITSLAVAVVGLVAFLFRSSRHRVPVVDLSLFRDRIFASANLAGMLQLASFASLLLSSILWMQNHWHYSAIKTGCASLPGPIGFAVAATISETLQRRFRIPAGVVAAVGSAIASVGILLFVFLLHDDPNYLSGVLPCWLLFGFGAGLALPTVVSSATVGLRPEEAATGSAIVTMSTQIGSVVGISILVAMLGTASGGASLDTYRHAWLVAMALMAVAGVVSLGVSPKRAVAVR, from the coding sequence ATGGCCATGGCGAGTTTCCTCGGCCAACTCGACGTGTGGATCACCAATGTCGGTCTGCCGAACATCGGGCAGGGACTGGGTTCGACCTCCTTGTCGGACCTGAGCTGGGTGCTCAATGGCTACGCGATCGTCTTCGCTGCCCTTCTCGTCCCTGCCGGGCGGCTCGCCGACCGCTTCGGACGCAAGAACGGCTTCCTGCTCGGCATGGCCGTCTTCGTAGCGGCGAGCCTCGGTGCGGCGCTGTCCGGCGACGTTTGGGTGCTGGTCGTCTTCCGCGCCATCCAGGCGGTGGGTGCCGCCCTGCTGACCCCCGCCAGCCTCGGCCTGGTCTTGACGAGCGCCCCCGCCGACAAGGTGGAGCGGTACGTCAAGATCTGGTTCACCGCAGGCTCGCTGTCCGGGGTGTGCGGACCGATCTTCGGCGGGCTGCTGGTCCAGGCCTCCTGGCGGTGGCTGTTCCTGGTGAACATTCCCGTCGGACTGCTCGCCATCGCACTGGCCGCCCGGCTCATCACCAACGCCCGGCACGAACAGGACGCCCGCATCCCCGACCTGCTCGGCGGCGTCCTGCTGATCGTCATGGTCGGCGCCCTGGCTCTCGGCGTGGTGAAGGCGCCCGACTGGGGCTGGTCGGACACCCGCGTCATCACGTCCCTGGCCGTGGCAGTGGTCGGATTGGTGGCGTTCCTGTTCCGCTCGTCACGGCACCGGGTGCCCGTGGTCGACCTTTCGCTCTTCCGTGACCGGATCTTCGCCTCGGCGAACCTCGCCGGCATGCTGCAACTGGCCTCGTTCGCCAGCCTCCTGCTGTCGTCGATCCTCTGGATGCAGAACCACTGGCACTACTCCGCCATCAAGACCGGATGCGCCAGCCTTCCCGGCCCGATCGGCTTCGCGGTCGCCGCCACCATCAGTGAGACCCTCCAGCGCCGGTTCCGGATCCCGGCCGGTGTCGTCGCGGCGGTCGGCAGCGCGATCGCCTCCGTCGGCATCCTGCTCTTCGTCTTCCTGCTGCACGACGACCCGAACTACCTTTCCGGAGTCCTCCCGTGCTGGCTGCTCTTCGGGTTCGGCGCCGGCCTGGCGCTACCGACCGTCGTCTCGTCCGCGACGGTCGGATTGCGCCCCGAGGAGGCCGCCACCGGCAGCGCCATCGTGACCATGTCGACGCAGATCGGCTCGGTCGTCGGCATCAGCATCCTGGTCGCCATGCTCGGCACCGCCTCCGGTGGCGCCTCCTTGGACACTTACCGGCACGCGTGGCTGGTCGCGATGGCCCTCATGGCCGTCGCGGGCGTGGTGTCACTGGGCGTGTCTCCGAAGAGGGCGGTGGCGGTCCGATGA